A region from the Pelagovum pacificum genome encodes:
- a CDS encoding ROK family transcriptional regulator yields the protein MEAALYDPRPFTVEGRSANERAILSLLRREGPTASAEIARQTGLSAQSASVITRNLESDGLVVRDTPVRGKVGKPSTPLRLDPNGAFSIGLRLGRRRSDLVLLDLAGTVRGHMEVRYAYPTPDGTLHFLKEGTRLLMEGLTPDRRSRVAGIGVGMPFDLWDWLDNLGAPESEMAAWRNFDAMGEIAAVTGLPTFVGNDGSLSCLGEHMFGNAVGFSDFAHAYVGAFVGGGIVIGNRLYHGLRGNAGAIATIPVTRPDGTTGQLLEVASLYELERLLDSQEPGSGQRLLQSRHWDGFDEVREAWMAETARRLAQLAVVLAAVLDLPVIVIDGSFPAAIRASLVDRTARAMEELDTRGIHVPRIVAGKLGTMACALGAGYRPIVARYLQE from the coding sequence ATGGAAGCCGCATTGTACGACCCTCGCCCGTTCACGGTGGAGGGTCGATCCGCGAACGAACGGGCGATTCTGAGCCTGCTGCGGCGTGAGGGTCCGACCGCATCTGCCGAGATCGCGCGTCAGACCGGCCTGTCGGCGCAATCCGCCTCGGTCATCACGCGGAACCTCGAATCGGACGGGCTGGTGGTGCGCGACACGCCGGTGCGCGGGAAGGTCGGCAAACCGTCGACTCCGCTGCGTCTCGACCCGAACGGGGCCTTTTCCATCGGTCTGCGCCTCGGGCGTCGGCGGTCGGACCTCGTCCTGCTGGACCTTGCCGGGACGGTGCGCGGCCATATGGAGGTTCGCTACGCCTACCCCACTCCCGACGGTACGCTGCATTTCCTGAAGGAAGGCACCCGCCTGCTCATGGAGGGGCTGACCCCGGACCGTCGAAGCCGGGTCGCCGGGATCGGCGTCGGGATGCCGTTCGACCTTTGGGACTGGCTCGACAACCTCGGCGCCCCCGAAAGCGAGATGGCCGCGTGGCGCAACTTCGATGCGATGGGCGAGATCGCGGCGGTCACCGGCCTGCCGACATTCGTCGGTAACGACGGGTCACTCTCCTGCCTCGGTGAGCATATGTTCGGAAACGCCGTCGGCTTCTCCGACTTCGCTCATGCCTATGTCGGGGCCTTTGTCGGCGGGGGCATCGTGATCGGAAACAGACTCTATCACGGGCTCAGAGGAAATGCCGGCGCCATTGCAACGATCCCGGTCACCCGGCCGGACGGCACAACCGGACAGCTGCTCGAAGTCGCATCCCTGTATGAACTCGAACGCCTGCTCGACAGCCAGGAGCCGGGCTCCGGCCAGCGGCTGCTTCAGTCGCGGCACTGGGACGGGTTCGACGAGGTGCGCGAGGCATGGATGGCGGAGACCGCGCGGCGGTTGGCGCAGCTCGCGGTCGTGCTCGCCGCCGTGCTAGATCTGCCGGTCATCGTGATAGACGGCAGCTTTCCCGCTGCGATCCGCGCCTCGCTCGTCGATCGCACCGCCCGGGCGATGGAGGAGCTCGACACGCGCGGCATCCACGTCCCCCGCATCGTCGCCGGCAAGCTCGGTACAATGGCCTGCGCGCTCGGCGCCGGCTATCGCCCCATCGTGGCCCGCTACCTTCAGGAGTGA
- a CDS encoding ABC transporter permease: MSQSDSYDDVVKTRREESFAEFEDHRKGFIGKFHHALHVTPALVPLIVLVASIIIFGLLIGDRFFSPFSLTLILQQVQIVGIVAAAQSLIILTAGIDLSVGAITVFSSVVMGQFVFRYGLPPTFAVMGGLVFGTLCGALNGLLVSRMKLPPFIVTLGTWQIILASNYLYSRNETIRAQEISSEAPLLHLMGAKFNVGGAVFTVGVCFMILLVFVLAWVLRYTAWGRHVYAVGDDPEAAQLSGVNVKRTLLSVYMLSGLICAFAGWALIGRIGSVSPTSAYEANIESITAVVIGGISLFGGRGSILGTLFGALIVGVFTLGLRLLGADAQWTYFFIGVLIIAAVAVDQWIRKVSA, from the coding sequence ATGAGCCAGTCAGACAGCTACGACGACGTCGTGAAGACCCGCCGCGAAGAATCCTTCGCGGAGTTCGAGGATCATCGGAAAGGGTTCATCGGCAAATTTCACCACGCGCTGCACGTGACACCGGCCCTCGTGCCGCTGATCGTGCTGGTCGCGTCGATCATCATCTTCGGGTTGCTGATCGGGGACCGGTTCTTTTCACCCTTCTCGCTGACCCTGATTCTGCAGCAGGTGCAGATCGTCGGCATCGTTGCCGCGGCGCAGTCGCTCATCATCCTGACGGCGGGCATCGACCTGTCGGTCGGGGCGATCACGGTGTTCTCTTCCGTCGTCATGGGGCAGTTCGTGTTCCGGTACGGCCTGCCGCCGACCTTCGCGGTCATGGGCGGGCTGGTATTCGGCACGCTCTGCGGCGCGCTGAACGGTCTGCTGGTCAGCCGCATGAAGCTGCCGCCCTTCATCGTCACGCTGGGCACCTGGCAGATCATTCTGGCGTCGAACTACCTCTACAGCCGGAACGAGACGATCCGCGCACAGGAGATTTCGTCCGAGGCGCCCTTGCTTCACCTGATGGGCGCAAAGTTCAACGTTGGTGGTGCCGTCTTCACTGTCGGGGTCTGCTTCATGATCCTGCTGGTTTTCGTGCTCGCCTGGGTGCTGCGCTACACGGCGTGGGGCCGGCACGTCTACGCGGTCGGCGACGATCCGGAGGCGGCGCAGCTGTCGGGCGTGAACGTCAAACGCACGCTGCTGTCGGTCTACATGCTGTCAGGCCTGATCTGCGCTTTTGCCGGCTGGGCCCTGATCGGGCGGATCGGCTCCGTTTCCCCGACCTCGGCCTACGAGGCCAACATCGAATCCATCACTGCCGTCGTGATCGGGGGCATCTCGCTGTTCGGCGGGCGGGGCTCGATCCTCGGCACGCTGTTCGGGGCGCTGATCGTCGGGGTGTTCACCCTCGGGCTACGGCTGCTCGGCGCGGACGCGCAGTGGACCTACTTCTTCATCGGTGTGCTCATCATCGCCGCCGTCGCCGTGGACCAATGGATCAGAAAGGTCTCCGCATGA
- a CDS encoding sugar ABC transporter substrate-binding protein — translation MTKLMASTALAFACMAGAAAAQDSEISACLITKTDTNPFFVKMREGASAKAEELGIELMTFAGQVDGDHETQVQAIETCIASGASGILLTASDTSSIVSSVELARENGLLVIALDTPLSPIDAADATFATDNFLAGELIGQWAAATMGDEAENAKIAMLDLNVSQPTVGVLRDQGFLTGFGIDVGDPNRWGDEEDERIVGNDVTQGNEEGGRTAMENLLAQDPEINVVYTINEPAAAGAYEALRAIGRENDVLIVSVDGGCPGVQNVADGVIGATSQQYPLDMASLGIEAIAQYAEDGTLPEPTEGKDFFDTGVQLVTDAPVDGVESISVEEGMDLCWG, via the coding sequence ATGACAAAGCTCATGGCGAGCACCGCGCTCGCTTTCGCCTGCATGGCCGGTGCGGCCGCTGCACAGGATTCCGAGATCAGCGCCTGCCTGATCACCAAGACCGACACCAACCCGTTCTTCGTGAAGATGCGCGAAGGCGCCAGCGCGAAGGCCGAGGAGCTCGGCATCGAGCTGATGACCTTCGCCGGTCAGGTCGACGGCGACCACGAAACCCAGGTTCAGGCGATCGAGACCTGCATCGCGTCCGGTGCGTCGGGCATCCTGCTGACCGCGTCTGACACCTCGTCCATCGTGTCGTCGGTCGAGCTCGCCCGCGAGAACGGTCTGCTGGTGATCGCGCTCGACACACCGCTCAGCCCGATCGACGCGGCGGATGCGACGTTCGCGACCGACAACTTCCTTGCCGGTGAGCTGATCGGCCAGTGGGCCGCCGCCACCATGGGCGACGAGGCGGAGAACGCGAAGATCGCCATGCTCGACCTCAACGTCAGCCAGCCGACCGTCGGCGTGCTGCGTGACCAGGGCTTCCTGACCGGCTTCGGCATCGACGTCGGCGACCCGAACCGCTGGGGCGACGAGGAAGACGAGCGCATCGTCGGCAACGACGTCACGCAGGGCAACGAGGAAGGCGGGCGCACCGCGATGGAGAACCTGCTGGCGCAGGATCCGGAGATCAACGTCGTCTACACGATCAACGAACCCGCCGCCGCCGGTGCCTACGAGGCGCTCCGCGCCATCGGCCGCGAGAACGACGTGCTGATCGTGTCCGTCGACGGTGGCTGCCCCGGCGTCCAGAACGTCGCGGACGGCGTGATCGGTGCCACGTCGCAGCAGTACCCGCTCGACATGGCGTCGCTCGGCATCGAGGCGATCGCCCAGTACGCCGAGGACGGCACCCTGCCGGAGCCGACCGAAGGCAAGGACTTCTTCGACACGGGCGTGCAGCTCGTGACCGACGCGCCGGTGGACGGCGTCGAGTCGATTTCGGTCGAAGAGGGCATGGACCTCTGCTGGGGCTGA
- a CDS encoding heavy metal translocating P-type ATPase, whose translation MTNDDTETLVRDPVCGMTVDPSAGKPTAEVDGRTYHFCCDGCRKKFEADPDAYRTAKDPVCGMDVDRGTAKHMTKHEGQKVYFCSAGCKSKFEADPDKYADGVPKPEPAPEGAIYTCPMHPEIRQDHPGDCPKCGMALEPETPSADSGPNPEYVDFKRRLWITAPLALAVFILEMGSHLGLPFADWIGHTAFGWLQFALATPVVLICYPFFKRGWASVVNRSPNMWTLIALGTGAAYLFSIVALIAPGIFPEAMRDHGTPPVYFEAAAVILVLVLVGQVLELAARERTGDAIRALMDLAPKTARRVRDGKDEDVPLDEIRTGDLLRVRPGEHVPVDGHLTEGRTSIDESMLTGEPVPVEKTEGDSVTGGTLNKSGSFVMAAEAVGENTTLSRIVGMVAKAQRSRAPIQAMADRVANYFVPAVVGAAVLAFILWAILGPDPALSYAFVAAVSVLIIACPCALGLATPMSIMVASGRGAHEGVLIRDAEALERFASVDVLVVDKTGTLTEGKPRVTDVEAEDEAELLTLAAALERGSEHPLAEAILEAASERELKSKDATDFDAIAGQGVTGQVDGTRIALGNRKLMDSLGIDVDQLSDKAETFRDQAKSVMFVARGDHALGLIAVADAVKESAADAIRGLHESGLRIVMATGDAETTAKAVARELGIDEVHAGLSPEDKQTLVEDLSKDGSKVAMAGDGVNDAPALAASTVGIAMGTGADVAVESAGITLVQGDITGILRARKLATATMRNIRQNLFFAFVYNTAGVPLAAGILYPVFGLLLSPVVAAAAMSLSSVSVIGNALRLRAARL comes from the coding sequence ATGACCAACGACGATACCGAGACCCTTGTCCGCGACCCCGTCTGCGGGATGACCGTCGACCCTTCCGCCGGCAAACCGACCGCGGAGGTGGACGGGCGCACCTACCACTTCTGCTGCGACGGGTGCCGAAAGAAGTTCGAAGCCGATCCGGACGCCTACCGCACCGCGAAGGACCCGGTCTGCGGCATGGATGTCGACCGCGGCACCGCGAAACACATGACGAAACACGAGGGGCAGAAGGTCTACTTCTGCTCCGCCGGCTGCAAATCGAAGTTCGAGGCCGATCCCGACAAGTATGCCGACGGCGTGCCGAAGCCCGAACCGGCCCCCGAGGGCGCGATCTACACCTGCCCGATGCACCCAGAGATCCGGCAGGACCACCCCGGCGACTGCCCGAAATGCGGCATGGCGCTCGAGCCCGAGACTCCCTCCGCTGACTCCGGCCCGAATCCCGAGTACGTCGATTTCAAACGCAGGCTCTGGATCACCGCGCCGCTGGCGCTCGCCGTGTTCATCCTCGAGATGGGCAGCCACCTCGGCCTGCCCTTCGCCGACTGGATCGGCCACACCGCCTTCGGTTGGCTGCAATTCGCACTGGCCACGCCGGTCGTGCTGATCTGTTACCCGTTCTTCAAGCGCGGTTGGGCCTCGGTCGTGAACCGCAGCCCGAACATGTGGACGCTGATCGCGCTCGGCACCGGGGCGGCCTACCTGTTCTCGATCGTCGCGCTGATCGCGCCGGGCATCTTCCCCGAAGCGATGCGGGACCACGGCACGCCCCCGGTCTATTTCGAGGCGGCGGCGGTGATACTCGTGCTGGTGCTGGTCGGTCAGGTCCTCGAACTCGCGGCGCGGGAACGGACCGGCGACGCGATCCGCGCGCTCATGGATCTCGCCCCGAAGACCGCGCGCCGGGTGCGCGACGGCAAGGACGAGGATGTCCCCCTCGATGAGATCCGGACCGGCGACCTGCTGCGCGTGCGCCCCGGCGAACACGTGCCCGTTGACGGACATCTGACCGAAGGCCGCACCTCCATCGACGAAAGCATGCTCACGGGCGAGCCCGTTCCGGTCGAGAAGACCGAGGGCGACAGCGTCACCGGCGGCACGCTCAACAAGTCCGGCAGCTTCGTGATGGCCGCGGAGGCGGTCGGCGAGAATACGACCCTGTCCCGCATCGTCGGGATGGTCGCCAAGGCCCAGCGCTCCCGCGCGCCGATCCAGGCGATGGCGGACCGGGTGGCGAACTACTTCGTGCCCGCCGTCGTCGGCGCCGCCGTGCTTGCCTTCATCCTGTGGGCGATCCTCGGGCCGGACCCGGCGCTGTCCTACGCCTTCGTCGCCGCCGTCTCCGTACTCATCATCGCCTGCCCCTGCGCGCTCGGCCTCGCGACACCGATGTCGATCATGGTCGCCTCGGGCCGCGGCGCGCACGAAGGCGTGCTGATCCGCGATGCCGAGGCGCTGGAGCGGTTCGCAAGTGTCGACGTGCTGGTCGTCGACAAGACCGGCACGCTGACCGAGGGCAAGCCACGCGTCACCGACGTCGAGGCGGAGGACGAGGCGGAACTCCTGACCCTCGCCGCCGCACTCGAGCGCGGGTCGGAGCATCCGCTCGCCGAAGCGATCCTCGAAGCAGCGTCGGAACGTGAGCTCAAGAGCAAGGACGCGACAGACTTCGACGCGATCGCCGGGCAAGGCGTGACAGGTCAGGTCGACGGCACACGGATCGCGCTTGGCAATCGCAAGCTGATGGACTCGCTCGGGATCGACGTCGACCAGCTGTCCGACAAGGCAGAGACATTCCGGGATCAGGCGAAATCGGTGATGTTCGTCGCCCGTGGTGACCATGCGCTCGGCCTGATCGCCGTCGCCGACGCGGTCAAGGAGTCCGCCGCCGACGCGATCCGCGGCCTGCACGAGTCCGGTTTGCGGATCGTCATGGCCACCGGCGATGCGGAGACCACCGCGAAGGCCGTGGCGCGGGAGCTCGGCATCGACGAGGTCCACGCCGGACTTTCACCGGAGGACAAGCAGACCCTCGTCGAGGACCTGTCGAAGGACGGCAGCAAGGTCGCCATGGCGGGGGACGGCGTGAACGATGCGCCTGCGCTCGCGGCGTCGACCGTCGGCATCGCCATGGGCACCGGCGCGGACGTCGCGGTGGAAAGCGCGGGCATCACGCTGGTGCAGGGCGACATCACGGGCATCCTGCGGGCGAGGAAACTGGCCACGGCGACGATGCGCAACATCCGCCAGAACCTGTTCTTCGCCTTCGTCTACAACACGGCGGGCGTGCCGCTGGCGGCGGGCATCCTCTACCCGGTGTTCGGTCTCCTGCTGTCGCCGGTCGTCGCGGCGGCTGCGATGAGCCTGTCTTCCGTGTCGGTCATCGGGAACGCGCTTCGGCTGCGGGCGGCCCGGCTCTGA
- the cueR gene encoding Cu(I)-responsive transcriptional regulator, with protein sequence MNIGQMSEATGLPAKTIRYYEDIGLVRPARGENGYRAFSEADRHKLTFLARSRSLGFSIEDCRTLLSLYEDRDRASADVRAVAERNLEKIETKIAELEALKATLSTLVHRCHGDDRPDCPILEDLSAHS encoded by the coding sequence ATGAATATCGGACAAATGTCCGAGGCCACGGGCCTCCCCGCCAAGACGATCCGGTATTACGAGGATATCGGCCTCGTGCGGCCCGCGCGGGGAGAGAACGGCTACCGCGCCTTCAGCGAGGCGGACCGGCACAAGCTGACCTTCCTCGCCCGGTCCCGGTCGCTCGGCTTTTCGATCGAGGACTGCCGCACGCTGCTGTCACTCTATGAGGATCGTGACCGGGCGAGCGCCGATGTGCGGGCGGTGGCCGAGCGGAACCTCGAGAAGATCGAGACCAAGATTGCCGAACTCGAGGCGTTGAAGGCGACCCTGTCGACACTCGTCCATCGCTGCCACGGCGACGACCGGCCGGATTGTCCGATCCTCGAGGACCTGTCGGCTCACTCCTGA
- a CDS encoding ATP-binding cassette domain-containing protein, with product MTQKPILSAKNLVKRYGRVVALDHCDFELYPGEILAVIGDNGAGKSTLIKALSGAVVPEEGEIFLDGETVNFSAPTDARDAGIETVYQTLAMSPALSITDNMFMGRELRKPGFRGKWLRQLDHKAMETFAKQKLSDLGLLTIQNINQAVETLSGGQRQGVAVARAAAFGSKVIILDEPTAALGVKESRRVLELIQDVKSRGIPIILISHNMPHVFEVADRVHVHRLGKRLCVIDPKQHTMSDAVAYMTGAKEPEEIAA from the coding sequence ATGACCCAGAAACCAATCCTGTCCGCCAAGAACCTGGTGAAGCGTTACGGGCGTGTCGTGGCCCTCGATCATTGCGACTTCGAGCTCTACCCGGGCGAGATCCTCGCGGTGATCGGCGACAACGGTGCCGGGAAATCGACCCTGATCAAGGCGCTTTCGGGGGCCGTGGTCCCCGAGGAGGGCGAAATCTTCCTCGACGGGGAGACGGTGAACTTCTCGGCGCCGACCGACGCCCGCGATGCCGGCATCGAAACGGTCTACCAGACCCTCGCCATGTCGCCGGCGCTGTCGATCACCGACAACATGTTCATGGGGCGCGAGCTGCGGAAGCCGGGCTTTCGCGGCAAGTGGCTTCGGCAGCTCGACCACAAGGCGATGGAGACCTTCGCCAAGCAGAAGCTGTCGGACCTCGGGCTGCTGACGATCCAGAACATTAACCAGGCGGTCGAGACGCTATCGGGCGGGCAGCGGCAGGGCGTCGCCGTGGCCCGCGCCGCCGCGTTCGGGTCGAAAGTGATCATCCTCGACGAGCCGACCGCCGCGCTGGGCGTGAAGGAGAGCCGGCGGGTGCTTGAGCTGATCCAGGACGTGAAGAGCCGGGGCATTCCGATCATCCTGATCAGTCACAACATGCCTCACGTGTTCGAGGTCGCCGACCGGGTTCACGTGCACCGGCTGGGCAAGCGTCTGTGCGTCATCGACCCGAAACAGCACACCATGTCGGACGCCGTCGCCTACATGACCGGCGCCAAGGAACCCGAAGAGATCGCAGCCTGA
- a CDS encoding ribonuclease D produces MANHLYQRDLPDGLDLGPVVAIDCETMGLNPHRDRLCVIQMSGGDGNAHLIQVEKGQTEAPNLKAMLENPDVLKLFHFGRFDIAAMMNAFGAVTAPVYCTKIASKLVRTFTDRHGLKYLLQELLSVDISKHQQQSDWGAEVLTEAQLDYAASDVLYLHRLREKLDEMLAREGRTMMAQACFDFLPMRAQLDLAGWPEQDIFAH; encoded by the coding sequence ATGGCCAATCACCTGTATCAACGTGACCTGCCCGACGGGCTCGACCTCGGGCCGGTGGTCGCGATCGACTGCGAGACGATGGGGCTCAACCCGCACCGGGACCGGCTCTGTGTCATCCAGATGTCCGGCGGCGACGGCAACGCCCACCTGATCCAGGTGGAAAAGGGCCAGACCGAAGCCCCGAACCTGAAGGCGATGCTCGAGAACCCGGACGTTCTGAAGCTCTTCCATTTCGGGCGCTTCGACATCGCGGCGATGATGAATGCCTTCGGCGCCGTCACCGCGCCTGTCTACTGCACCAAGATCGCCTCCAAGCTGGTGCGCACGTTCACGGACCGCCACGGCCTGAAGTACCTGCTGCAGGAACTGCTGTCGGTCGACATCTCCAAGCACCAGCAACAGAGCGACTGGGGCGCGGAGGTTCTGACCGAGGCGCAGCTCGACTACGCCGCGTCGGACGTGCTGTATCTTCACCGCCTGCGCGAGAAGCTGGACGAAATGCTGGCCCGCGAGGGCCGCACGATGATGGCGCAGGCCTGTTTCGACTTCCTGCCGATGCGCGCGCAGCTCGACCTGGCCGGCTGGCCCGAGCAGGACATCTTCGCGCACTGA
- the sthA gene encoding Si-specific NAD(P)(+) transhydrogenase encodes MERIDMLVIGSGPAGRRAAVQSAKLGKSVLVVDRGRRLGGVSVHTGTIPSKTLRETVLNLSGWREREFYGRGYRVKQDITAMDLMQRLHKTLDHEVEVLQHQFMRNKVKSAFAEAKFIDDHHVQLTTAEGEVSEVEFDKALIAVGTRPFRPDNVPFDKKRVFDSDEILELDHLPRSLTVIGGGVIGVEYATIFSALDVPVTLIESRKEILPFIDDEITEDFIHQMRDRGMTVRLGATIEKVENTEAGVTVSLEDGRRVKSDLLLFAAGRSGNVGSLNVSALGIEADKRGRIGVDPKTFQTSVPNIYAAGDVIGFPSLASTSMEQGRVAACHAFGMPLPPAPETFPYGIYAVPEISTVGMSEEDVRKANIPYECGIARFRETSRGHIMGVNSGFLKLIFSLETRRLLGAHIVGEGATELIHIGQAVINLKGSVDFFVENTFNYPTLAEAYKVAGLDAWNRMAPA; translated from the coding sequence ATGGAACGTATCGACATGCTGGTCATCGGAAGCGGCCCCGCCGGACGGCGTGCCGCGGTCCAGTCCGCGAAACTGGGCAAGTCGGTGCTCGTGGTCGACCGGGGACGCCGGCTCGGCGGCGTATCAGTCCACACCGGCACGATTCCGTCAAAGACCCTGCGTGAAACTGTGCTCAACCTGTCCGGCTGGCGCGAGCGGGAGTTCTACGGCCGCGGCTACCGGGTGAAGCAGGACATCACCGCGATGGACCTGATGCAGCGCCTGCACAAGACGCTCGACCACGAGGTCGAGGTGCTTCAGCACCAGTTCATGCGCAACAAGGTCAAAAGCGCCTTCGCCGAGGCGAAATTCATCGACGACCATCACGTTCAACTGACGACGGCCGAGGGCGAGGTCAGCGAGGTCGAGTTCGACAAGGCGCTGATCGCCGTTGGCACCCGGCCGTTCCGGCCCGACAACGTGCCGTTCGACAAGAAGCGGGTCTTCGACAGCGACGAGATCCTGGAGCTCGACCACCTGCCCCGCAGCCTCACGGTGATCGGTGGCGGCGTGATCGGGGTGGAATATGCGACGATCTTTTCCGCGCTCGACGTGCCGGTGACGCTGATCGAATCCCGCAAGGAGATCCTGCCCTTCATCGACGACGAGATCACCGAGGACTTCATCCACCAGATGCGCGACCGCGGCATGACCGTCCGGCTCGGCGCGACGATCGAAAAGGTTGAGAATACGGAGGCCGGGGTCACCGTGTCGCTCGAGGACGGGCGGCGGGTGAAGTCGGACCTTCTGCTGTTCGCCGCCGGCCGGTCGGGCAACGTGGGCAGCCTGAACGTCTCCGCGCTCGGCATCGAGGCCGACAAGCGCGGCCGGATCGGGGTCGATCCCAAGACGTTCCAGACCAGTGTGCCGAACATCTACGCCGCCGGGGACGTGATCGGCTTCCCCTCCCTCGCCTCCACCTCGATGGAGCAAGGCCGGGTCGCCGCCTGTCATGCTTTCGGGATGCCCCTGCCCCCCGCGCCCGAGACCTTTCCCTACGGTATCTACGCCGTTCCCGAGATCTCGACCGTCGGCATGTCGGAGGAGGACGTCCGCAAGGCGAACATTCCTTACGAGTGCGGCATCGCCCGGTTCCGCGAGACCTCTCGCGGGCACATCATGGGGGTGAACTCGGGCTTCCTGAAGCTGATCTTCTCGCTGGAGACGCGCCGCCTACTGGGCGCGCACATCGTCGGCGAAGGCGCGACGGAGCTGATCCACATCGGGCAGGCGGTCATCAACCTCAAGGGGTCGGTCGACTTCTTCGTCGAGAACACCTTCAACTACCCGACGCTCGCCGAGGCCTACAAGGTTGCGGGCCTCGACGCGTGGAACAGGATGGCCCCGGCCTGA
- a CDS encoding ABC transporter ATP-binding protein, with product MSLLEINDVSKRFHLGGLLSRHHVDAVRNVSFTLDEDKPEIFTIIGESGSGKTTLSRMILGLEQPTEGHITFKGTDTAALGNRAARLKFMRSVQPVFQNPFETFNPLKQVDRYLVSTARSLLGLTSRDEVEAAMDDALQKVGLSLSEVKGRYAHELSGGQLQRVAIARALIPNPALLIADEPVSMVDASLRMSIVNLLKNLRDEFGVSVIYITHDLATAYYISDRLIIMQKGYVVEFGPARAVLDDPKHPYSRLLKSSVLRVEDAGAGRLEPADRSEATRALETMSKSHMEEGPDGRLVRV from the coding sequence ATGAGCCTTCTGGAGATCAACGACGTCTCGAAACGCTTCCACCTCGGCGGCCTGCTCTCGCGTCATCACGTCGATGCCGTGCGCAACGTCTCCTTCACGCTGGACGAGGACAAGCCCGAGATCTTCACGATCATCGGCGAGTCCGGCTCCGGCAAGACCACCCTGTCGCGGATGATCCTCGGCCTCGAACAGCCGACCGAGGGTCACATCACCTTCAAGGGCACCGATACCGCCGCGCTCGGCAACCGCGCCGCCCGGCTGAAGTTCATGCGCTCCGTCCAGCCGGTGTTCCAGAACCCGTTCGAGACGTTCAACCCGCTCAAGCAGGTCGACCGCTACCTCGTCTCGACCGCCCGCTCGCTGCTCGGGCTGACGAGCCGGGACGAGGTCGAGGCCGCGATGGACGACGCCCTGCAGAAGGTCGGCCTGTCACTGTCGGAAGTGAAGGGCCGCTACGCACACGAACTGTCCGGCGGCCAGCTTCAGCGCGTCGCGATCGCCCGGGCGCTGATCCCGAACCCCGCGCTGCTGATCGCGGACGAGCCCGTCTCGATGGTCGATGCCAGCCTGCGCATGTCGATCGTGAACTTGCTGAAGAACCTGCGAGACGAATTCGGCGTCTCGGTCATCTACATCACTCACGACCTCGCCACGGCCTACTACATCTCCGACCGGCTCATCATCATGCAGAAGGGTTACGTGGTGGAGTTCGGCCCGGCCCGCGCCGTGCTGGACGATCCGAAGCATCCCTACTCGCGCCTGCTGAAATCCTCTGTCCTTCGGGTCGAGGACGCGGGCGCCGGACGTCTCGAACCCGCAGACCGGTCAGAGGCGACCCGCGCGCTCGAGACGATGAGCAAGAGCCACATGGAAGAGGGGCCGGACGGCCGCCTCGTGCGGGTCTGA